In a genomic window of Streptomyces sp. NBC_01231:
- a CDS encoding NAD kinase: MSQNRARTVFLLAHTGRPAAIRSAELVVKGLLREGIGVRVLEYEAADLPLPSEVELVKEATPQCLDGCELLIVLGGDGTLLRGAEFARASGVPMLGVNLGRVGFLAEAERDDLDRVVERVASRAYEVEERMTVDVVVHRNGDIVHTDWALNEAAVQKVSAEKLLEVVLEIDGRPVTGFGCDGIVLSTPTGSTAYAFSAGGPVVWPEVEALLMVPISAHALFAKPLVTSPDSVLAVEVLPHIPPGVLWCDGRRTVELPPGARVEVRRGAVPVRLARLHHASFTDRLVAKFALPVSGWRGAPH; the protein is encoded by the coding sequence TTGAGCCAGAACCGAGCTCGTACTGTTTTCCTGCTGGCCCACACCGGGCGGCCCGCGGCGATCCGCAGCGCCGAACTGGTGGTGAAGGGGCTGCTGCGCGAGGGCATCGGCGTACGCGTCCTGGAGTACGAGGCCGCCGACCTGCCGCTGCCGAGCGAGGTGGAACTGGTCAAGGAGGCGACTCCCCAGTGCCTCGACGGATGCGAGCTGCTGATCGTGCTCGGCGGTGACGGGACGCTTCTGCGTGGCGCCGAGTTCGCCCGGGCGTCCGGGGTGCCGATGCTGGGCGTCAACCTGGGGCGCGTCGGGTTCCTCGCGGAGGCCGAGCGGGACGACCTCGACAGGGTCGTCGAGCGGGTGGCGTCCAGGGCGTACGAGGTCGAGGAGCGGATGACCGTCGATGTCGTCGTGCATCGCAACGGGGACATCGTGCACACCGACTGGGCGCTGAACGAGGCGGCCGTGCAGAAGGTGTCCGCCGAGAAGCTGCTCGAAGTGGTGCTGGAGATCGACGGGCGGCCGGTCACCGGATTCGGGTGCGACGGGATCGTGCTGTCCACCCCGACCGGGTCGACCGCGTACGCCTTCTCGGCCGGTGGGCCGGTGGTGTGGCCCGAGGTCGAGGCGTTGCTGATGGTGCCGATCAGTGCGCACGCGCTGTTCGCGAAGCCGTTGGTGACCTCGCCGGACTCCGTGCTGGCGGTGGAGGTGCTGCCACATATCCCGCCGGGGGTTCTGTGGTGTGACGGGCGGCGGACCGTCGAGTTGCCGCCGGGCGCGCGCGTCGAGGTGCGGCGGGGGGCTGTGCCGGTGCGGCTGGCCCGGCTGCATCACGCTTCGTTCACGGACCGGTTGGTGGCGAAGTTCGCTCTGCCGGTCTCCGGGTGGCGGGGGGCGCCCCACTAG
- a CDS encoding TlyA family RNA methyltransferase, giving the protein MAGVARRRLDAELVRRKLARSREHAGQLIAAGRVTVGKTVATKSATQVETAAAIVVSADDSDPDYVSRGGHKLAGALTAFVPEGLVVEGRRALDAGASTGGFTDVLLRAGAAHVVAVDVGYGQLAWSLRSDERVTVKDRTNVRELTLEVIDGEPVDLVVGDLSFIPLGLVLPALARCVKPDSDLVMMVKPQFEVGKERLGSGGVVRSPQLRADAVRAVAGRAWQLGLGVKGVTASPLPGPSGNVEYFLWLRSGAPELDPADVDRAVAEGPR; this is encoded by the coding sequence GTGGCAGGAGTCGCACGTCGCCGTCTCGACGCGGAGCTGGTCCGCCGGAAACTCGCGCGCTCGCGCGAGCACGCCGGGCAGCTGATCGCCGCCGGGCGGGTCACCGTCGGGAAGACCGTCGCGACCAAGTCCGCCACCCAGGTGGAGACCGCGGCGGCGATCGTGGTCTCGGCCGACGACAGCGACCCCGACTATGTGTCGCGCGGCGGCCACAAGCTCGCCGGCGCGCTCACGGCGTTCGTACCGGAGGGGCTTGTCGTCGAGGGGCGACGGGCGCTGGACGCCGGCGCGTCCACCGGGGGTTTCACGGATGTTCTGCTCCGGGCGGGAGCCGCGCACGTGGTCGCCGTGGACGTCGGATACGGACAACTCGCATGGTCTCTTCGGAGTGATGAACGCGTCACCGTCAAGGACCGTACGAACGTACGCGAGTTGACGCTCGAAGTGATTGATGGGGAACCAGTGGATCTTGTCGTGGGGGATCTGTCCTTCATCCCGCTCGGACTGGTACTGCCCGCCCTGGCGCGGTGCGTGAAGCCGGACTCCGACCTGGTGATGATGGTCAAGCCGCAGTTCGAGGTGGGGAAGGAGCGGCTGGGCAGTGGGGGAGTCGTACGGAGTCCGCAGCTGCGCGCCGACGCCGTGCGCGCGGTGGCGGGGCGGGCCTGGCAACTGGGGCTCGGCGTGAAGGGTGTCACCGCCAGTCCGCTGCCCGGGCCGTCCGGGAATGTCGAGTATTTTCTGTGGCTGCGGTCGGGTGCACCCGAACTGGACCCGGCTGACGTTGACCGTGCAGTGGCGGAGGGGCCGCGTTGA
- a CDS encoding SCP2 sterol-binding domain-containing protein, with translation MATIEECRAALEKLSDTLQTTEGDVRTAAALDRSVSCHITDLDVTFVGRLVDGRIEVADTLQGPPPEKAEIRLAMAGDDLVALVNGELNFAKAWGSGRVKLEAGLKDLFRLRKLL, from the coding sequence ATGGCCACGATCGAGGAGTGCCGCGCCGCACTCGAAAAGCTCTCGGACACCCTGCAGACCACCGAGGGGGACGTCCGCACTGCCGCCGCCCTGGACCGCTCGGTGAGCTGCCACATCACCGACCTGGACGTCACCTTCGTCGGCCGGCTCGTCGACGGCCGGATCGAGGTGGCGGACACGCTCCAGGGACCTCCACCGGAGAAGGCCGAGATCAGACTCGCCATGGCGGGCGACGACCTGGTGGCCCTGGTGAACGGCGAACTGAACTTCGCGAAGGCCTGGGGTTCGGGCCGGGTGAAGCTGGAGGCAGGTCTCAAGGACCTGTTCCGTCTCAGGAAGCTTCTGTAG
- a CDS encoding ABC transporter ATP-binding protein — MSVDSSARNGLNNRRSTVNRLSAENVTLAYDQRVIAEELSVEIPDNSFTVIVGPNACGKSTLLRALSRMLKPSRGRVLLDGQVIQSMPAKKVARTLGLLPQSSIAPDGITVADLVGRGRYPHQGILRQWSTEDERVVQESMAQTGVAELADRYVDELSGGQRQRVWIAMALAQQTPLLLLDEPTTYLDIQHQIDVLDLCAELHEEQGRTLVAVLHDLNHAARYATHLIALKSGTVVAEGAPNDIVTADLVEEVFGLRCQVIDDPETGTPLVVPAARKARTGVVATEAS; from the coding sequence ATGAGCGTCGACAGCAGCGCCCGTAACGGGCTGAACAACCGAAGGAGCACTGTGAACCGCCTGTCCGCCGAGAACGTGACGCTCGCCTACGACCAGCGGGTCATCGCCGAGGAGTTGTCGGTGGAGATACCCGACAACTCCTTCACGGTGATCGTCGGCCCGAACGCGTGCGGCAAGTCCACGCTGCTGCGGGCGCTGTCACGGATGCTCAAGCCGAGCCGGGGGCGGGTGCTGCTCGACGGGCAGGTCATCCAGTCGATGCCGGCGAAGAAGGTCGCCCGCACCCTGGGGCTGCTTCCGCAGTCGTCGATCGCGCCCGACGGGATCACCGTCGCCGACCTGGTCGGCCGCGGCCGGTACCCGCACCAGGGGATCCTGCGGCAGTGGTCGACCGAGGACGAGCGGGTCGTCCAGGAGTCGATGGCGCAGACCGGTGTCGCCGAACTCGCCGACCGCTATGTGGACGAGTTGTCGGGCGGCCAGCGCCAGCGGGTGTGGATCGCGATGGCGCTCGCCCAGCAGACGCCGCTGCTGCTGCTCGACGAGCCGACGACCTACCTGGACATCCAGCACCAGATCGACGTCCTCGACCTGTGCGCCGAGCTGCACGAGGAGCAGGGCCGCACACTGGTCGCCGTCCTGCACGACCTCAACCACGCCGCGCGGTACGCCACGCACCTGATCGCCCTGAAGAGCGGCACCGTCGTCGCCGAGGGCGCGCCGAACGACATCGTCACCGCCGACCTGGTCGAGGAGGTCTTCGGACTGCGCTGCCAGGTCATCGACGACCCGGAGACGGGCACGCCGCTGGTGGTGCCGGCGGCGCGCAAGGCTCGGACGGGTGTGGTGGCTACAGAAGCTTCCTGA
- a CDS encoding iron chelate uptake ABC transporter family permease subunit, with product MKTIRALRTPGGLSIRLDVRAVAVVALLSLAALTASVVLIGTGDFPIPPADVLRTLVGNGSASQEIIINDLRLPRVLVGLLVGASLGLGGALFQAISRNPLGSPDVLGLGQGAAAGALIVIVLMSGSAAQVTVGALVGGLVTGLAIYLLAWKRGVHGYRLVLVGIGVAAILTALNSYLLTVSDLTDAASAVVWMTGSLDGRDWDQVWPLLGVCAVLVPLVLANARGLRMMEMGDDVSYALGVRVERLRMMLLVVAVLLTATATAAAGPISFVALTAPQLSRRLTRSPGPNLLPSLCMGATLLVTADWLSQRAFGAGQLPAGVVTGALGGVYLLWLLVIERKAGRI from the coding sequence GTGAAGACCATCCGTGCCCTCAGGACCCCCGGCGGCCTGTCGATCCGGCTGGACGTCCGTGCCGTCGCCGTCGTCGCACTCCTGTCGCTCGCCGCGCTCACCGCGAGCGTCGTGCTGATCGGCACCGGCGACTTCCCGATCCCGCCCGCCGACGTGCTCAGGACGCTGGTCGGCAACGGCAGCGCCAGCCAGGAGATCATCATCAACGATCTGCGGCTGCCGCGGGTCCTGGTCGGACTCCTGGTAGGTGCCTCGCTCGGACTCGGGGGCGCGCTGTTCCAGGCCATCTCCCGCAATCCGCTGGGCAGTCCGGACGTGCTCGGGCTCGGACAGGGGGCCGCGGCCGGTGCGCTGATCGTCATCGTGCTGATGTCCGGGAGCGCGGCCCAGGTCACCGTCGGGGCCCTTGTGGGCGGTCTCGTGACCGGGCTCGCCATCTATCTGCTCGCCTGGAAGCGGGGGGTGCACGGCTATCGGCTGGTGCTGGTCGGCATCGGTGTGGCGGCGATCCTCACGGCGCTCAACAGCTATCTGCTCACCGTCTCCGACCTCACCGACGCGGCCAGTGCCGTGGTCTGGATGACCGGCTCGCTCGACGGCCGTGACTGGGACCAGGTGTGGCCCCTGCTCGGGGTGTGCGCCGTGCTCGTACCCCTCGTCCTCGCCAACGCGCGCGGGCTGCGGATGATGGAGATGGGCGACGACGTCTCGTACGCCCTCGGGGTGCGGGTCGAGCGGCTCAGGATGATGCTGCTCGTGGTCGCCGTCCTGCTCACCGCGACCGCCACGGCGGCGGCCGGACCGATCAGCTTCGTGGCGCTCACCGCGCCGCAACTGTCCCGTCGGCTGACCCGCTCGCCCGGGCCGAACCTGCTGCCGTCGCTGTGCATGGGCGCCACCCTCCTGGTCACCGCCGACTGGCTCTCGCAGCGCGCGTTCGGAGCCGGCCAGTTGCCCGCCGGCGTGGTCACCGGTGCCCTCGGCGGGGTCTACCTGCTGTGGCTGCTGGTCATCGAGCGCAAGGCGGGCCGGATATGA
- a CDS encoding iron chelate uptake ABC transporter family permease subunit, translating to MLVDSPPEQRAETAPAPPNRRAIRVVGLFVSVVMLAIVAVASIAIGAKSLSVPEVWHGLFEDSGTYADVVVADRLSRTVLGLLVGAALGLSGAVLQALTRNPLADPGLLGINAGASAAVVTAISFLGVTSLSGYVWFAFLGAAAVGAVVWFLGGSRGATPVRLALAGTAISAALYGYLQAVMILDNAALNRMRFWTVGSLSSATGSTITQVLPFLLAGSVLALALARPLNAVAMGDDTAKALGANLNRTRALSMLAATVLSGAATAACGPIVFVGLMVPHVVRSFTGPDLRWILPYATILSPVLLLGSDVLGRIVARPAEVQVGIVTALIGGPVFIFLVRRRRLAQL from the coding sequence GTGTTGGTCGACAGTCCCCCCGAACAGCGCGCGGAGACCGCCCCCGCGCCCCCGAACCGCAGGGCGATACGAGTCGTTGGATTGTTCGTGTCGGTCGTGATGCTGGCGATCGTCGCGGTGGCGAGCATCGCGATCGGCGCCAAGTCGCTCTCCGTCCCCGAGGTCTGGCACGGGCTGTTCGAGGATTCGGGGACGTACGCCGACGTCGTCGTGGCCGACCGGCTGTCGCGGACCGTGCTGGGCCTGCTCGTCGGCGCCGCGCTCGGGCTGTCCGGGGCCGTGCTGCAGGCGCTCACCCGCAATCCGCTGGCCGATCCCGGGCTGCTCGGCATCAACGCGGGGGCGTCCGCCGCGGTCGTCACCGCGATCTCATTCCTCGGGGTCACCTCGCTGAGCGGGTATGTGTGGTTCGCCTTCCTCGGCGCGGCCGCTGTCGGGGCCGTGGTCTGGTTCCTGGGCGGCAGCCGGGGGGCCACTCCGGTGCGGCTGGCGCTGGCCGGCACCGCGATCAGCGCCGCGCTCTACGGCTATCTCCAGGCCGTGATGATCCTGGACAACGCGGCGCTGAACCGGATGCGCTTCTGGACGGTCGGTTCGCTGTCCTCGGCGACCGGCTCGACCATCACGCAGGTGCTGCCGTTCCTGCTGGCCGGCTCGGTCCTCGCGCTCGCCCTGGCCCGGCCGCTCAACGCCGTGGCCATGGGTGACGACACCGCCAAGGCGCTGGGCGCCAACCTGAACCGCACCAGGGCGCTGTCGATGCTCGCCGCGACCGTGCTGAGCGGAGCCGCGACCGCCGCCTGCGGGCCGATCGTGTTCGTGGGGCTGATGGTCCCGCATGTCGTGCGGTCTTTCACCGGACCCGACCTGCGCTGGATCCTGCCGTACGCGACCATCCTGTCGCCCGTGCTGCTGCTGGGCTCCGACGTCCTCGGCCGGATCGTCGCGCGCCCCGCGGAAGTGCAGGTCGGGATCGTCACCGCGCTCATCGGCGGTCCCGTGTTCATCTTTCTCGTACGTCGGCGGAGGCTGGCCCAGCTGTGA
- a CDS encoding HAD hydrolase-like protein produces MSQGVRTRPEGSGQALSEAYDTALLDLDGVVYAGGNAIAYAVESLATARDGGMRLAYVTNNALRTPDTVAEHLTELGIPTGSSDVITSAQAVARLIAEQVPSGARVLVIGGEGLRVALRERGLEPVESADDDPAAVVQGFGGPDLPWGRFAEACYAIARGVPWFASNTDLTIPSARGIAPGNGAAVEVVRIATGADPQVAGKPLPPMHRETILRTGAERPLVVGDRLDTDIEGAFNGEVDSLLVLTGVTDGPQLLAAPPQHRPTYVDADLRGLLTGQPEVTEDGQGFRCGGWTATAGAETLELDGGGEALDGLRALCAAAWTAAGDGVCELDGGKALARLGL; encoded by the coding sequence ATGAGCCAGGGCGTCAGGACGAGGCCCGAGGGCAGTGGGCAGGCCCTGAGTGAGGCGTACGACACGGCGCTGCTCGATCTGGACGGGGTGGTGTACGCGGGCGGGAACGCGATCGCGTACGCCGTCGAGTCGTTGGCCACCGCGCGCGACGGCGGGATGCGGCTCGCGTACGTCACCAACAACGCGCTGCGCACGCCGGACACCGTGGCCGAGCATCTCACCGAGCTGGGCATACCGACGGGGTCGTCGGATGTCATCACCTCCGCGCAGGCGGTCGCACGGCTGATCGCCGAGCAGGTGCCGTCCGGTGCGCGCGTGCTCGTGATCGGTGGCGAGGGGCTGCGGGTGGCGCTGCGTGAGCGGGGCCTTGAGCCGGTGGAGTCGGCGGACGACGATCCGGCGGCGGTGGTGCAGGGGTTCGGCGGGCCCGACCTGCCGTGGGGCCGGTTCGCGGAGGCGTGCTATGCCATCGCGCGCGGGGTGCCGTGGTTCGCGTCCAACACCGACCTGACGATCCCGAGTGCGCGTGGGATCGCGCCGGGCAACGGCGCGGCGGTGGAGGTCGTACGGATCGCGACCGGTGCCGATCCGCAGGTGGCGGGCAAGCCGCTGCCGCCGATGCACCGGGAGACGATTCTGCGGACGGGTGCCGAGCGGCCGCTGGTGGTCGGGGACCGGCTGGACACGGACATCGAGGGGGCGTTCAACGGGGAGGTCGACTCGCTGCTCGTCCTGACCGGGGTCACGGACGGGCCGCAGTTGCTGGCCGCGCCGCCGCAGCACCGGCCGACGTATGTCGACGCCGATCTGCGAGGGTTGCTCACCGGGCAGCCGGAGGTCACCGAGGACGGGCAGGGCTTCCGGTGCGGCGGGTGGACGGCGACGGCCGGGGCCGAGACGCTGGAACTCGACGGCGGAGGCGAGGCCTTGGACGGGCTGCGGGCACTGTGCGCGGCGGCCTGGACGGCGGCCGGGGACGGTGTGTGCGAGCTGGACGGGGGGAAGGCGCTGGCACGGCTGGGCTTGTGA
- a CDS encoding DUF1015 domain-containing protein, giving the protein MNSAGHSEATAPRGLELTPFRGLRYDPDRVGNLAALTSPPYDVVVRPDGVHHLQSADPHNIVRLILPQAKTPAERNAQAARTLRRWMSEGVLTTDSQPGLYVYEQRDGDGLLQRGVIGALRLSEPSEGVVLPHEDVMPHVVADRAALMRATSANLEPLLLTYRGDGAASATAEVVERLAEQPPLLATTTEDGHRHRLWSVTDPSDVDRVQSDLARHQALIADGHHRWATYRRLRAEHPSPSPWDYGLVLLVDTARYPLRVRAIHRLLHGLPVADAVTALDGLFRVHRLEVPLSRALEALADAAREGNAFLLAGDGAFHLIDRPDPALLSRTVPAEHPAAWRSLDATVLHAALLDHVWHIPEDDPARITYIHDTAATVEKAERDGGTAVLMHPVREDVVRDLARRGVTMPRKSTSFGPKPASGLVLRALDV; this is encoded by the coding sequence ATGAACTCAGCAGGTCACTCGGAAGCAACGGCGCCCCGAGGCCTGGAACTCACCCCGTTCCGAGGCCTGCGCTACGACCCCGACCGGGTCGGCAACCTGGCCGCCTTGACGTCTCCTCCGTACGACGTCGTCGTACGCCCCGACGGAGTGCACCACCTGCAGTCCGCCGACCCGCACAACATCGTCCGGCTGATCCTCCCCCAGGCCAAGACCCCCGCCGAACGCAACGCACAGGCGGCCCGCACTCTGCGCCGCTGGATGTCCGAAGGAGTCCTGACCACCGACTCCCAACCGGGCCTGTACGTCTACGAACAACGCGACGGCGACGGCCTGCTCCAGCGCGGCGTCATCGGCGCCCTACGCCTGTCGGAGCCGTCGGAGGGCGTGGTCCTGCCCCACGAGGACGTCATGCCGCACGTCGTCGCCGACCGTGCCGCCCTCATGCGCGCCACCTCCGCGAACCTGGAGCCCCTGCTCCTGACCTACCGCGGCGACGGCGCCGCGTCCGCCACCGCCGAGGTCGTCGAGCGCCTCGCCGAACAGCCCCCGCTGCTCGCGACGACCACGGAGGACGGCCACAGGCACCGCCTGTGGTCGGTCACCGATCCCTCCGACGTGGACCGCGTCCAGTCCGACCTCGCCCGCCATCAGGCCCTCATCGCCGACGGCCACCACCGCTGGGCCACCTATCGTCGTCTACGCGCGGAGCATCCCTCCCCCAGCCCCTGGGACTACGGCCTGGTCCTCCTCGTCGACACGGCCCGCTATCCGCTGCGCGTCCGCGCCATCCACCGCCTCCTGCACGGCCTGCCCGTCGCGGACGCGGTGACCGCCCTGGACGGCCTGTTCCGCGTCCACCGCCTCGAAGTCCCCCTGTCGCGGGCGCTGGAGGCACTGGCGGACGCTGCCCGCGAGGGAAACGCGTTCCTGCTGGCCGGCGACGGTGCCTTCCATCTGATCGACCGCCCGGATCCGGCCCTGCTGTCCCGCACGGTCCCCGCCGAGCATCCCGCCGCCTGGCGCTCCCTCGACGCGACCGTCCTGCACGCCGCTCTCCTCGACCACGTCTGGCACATCCCCGAGGACGACCCCGCCCGCATCACCTACATCCACGACACGGCGGCCACGGTCGAGAAGGCCGAGCGTGACGGCGGTACGGCCGTCCTGATGCACCCGGTCCGCGAGGACGTCGTCCGCGATCTGGCCCGACGGGGCGTCACCATGCCGCGCAAGTCGACGTCGTTCGGGCCGAAGCCGGCCTCAGGCCTGGTACTGCGCGCGCTGGACGTGTAG
- a CDS encoding tetratricopeptide repeat protein: protein MPIPEDVTGDEIDKDVRQELQSLPKGLAEDVAKNLVMVARLIDEDPQGAYGYSKVALRLASRVAAVREAAGFAAYANQKFSEALAEFRAARRMTGNVDLWPVMADCERGLGRPEKALDMAGTAEVHKLDKAGQVEMRLVAAGARRDMGQLDAAIVTLQSPELASHSVQPWTARLRYAYADALLAAKREDEAREWFAKAVEADKDGSTDASDRLAELDGVEFVDAFDEDEAEVETKGAVETEGAVEAEGAVESERSDDVERQEAAVAKAEDGDWDDEKDDDVNDDHKDDHKDDGKD, encoded by the coding sequence CTGCCGATCCCCGAGGACGTCACGGGCGACGAGATCGACAAGGACGTACGACAGGAGCTGCAGAGCCTGCCGAAGGGGCTCGCCGAGGACGTCGCCAAGAACCTGGTGATGGTGGCCCGGCTCATCGACGAGGATCCCCAGGGCGCCTACGGCTACTCCAAGGTGGCCCTGCGGCTGGCGTCGCGAGTTGCCGCCGTACGCGAGGCGGCCGGGTTCGCGGCGTACGCGAACCAGAAGTTCAGCGAGGCGCTCGCGGAGTTCCGGGCAGCGCGGCGGATGACCGGGAACGTGGACCTGTGGCCCGTCATGGCCGACTGCGAGCGTGGGCTCGGGCGTCCGGAGAAGGCGCTGGACATGGCCGGTACCGCCGAGGTGCACAAGCTCGACAAGGCCGGACAGGTGGAGATGCGGCTCGTCGCGGCCGGTGCCCGGCGTGACATGGGGCAGTTGGACGCGGCGATCGTGACGCTACAGAGCCCCGAGCTGGCCTCTCACTCGGTACAGCCGTGGACCGCGCGGCTGCGGTACGCGTACGCCGACGCCCTGCTTGCCGCCAAGCGGGAGGACGAGGCGCGGGAGTGGTTCGCCAAGGCCGTTGAGGCCGACAAGGACGGCAGCACGGACGCCTCGGACCGGCTCGCCGAGCTCGACGGAGTCGAATTCGTCGACGCCTTCGACGAGGACGAGGCCGAGGTCGAGACCAAGGGAGCGGTCGAGACCGAGGGAGCGGTCGAGGCCGAGGGAGCGGTCGAGAGCGAGCGCTCGGACGACGTCGAGCGCCAGGAAGCCGCCGTGGCGAAGGCCGAGGACGGCGACTGGGATGACGAGAAGGACGACGACGTGAACGACGACCACAAGGACGACCACAAGGACGACGGCAAGGACTGA
- a CDS encoding DNA-3-methyladenine glycosylase, producing the protein MIATPDRTPLPREFFDRPVLDVAPDLLGRTLVHTTPDGPIALRLTEVEAYDGPNDPGSHAYRGRTARNGVMFGPPGHVYVYFTYGMWFCMNLVCGPEDRASAVLLRAGEIVEGAELARKRRLSARNDKELAKGPARLATALGVDRALDGTDACTPHDTPLRVLTGTPVPSDQVLNGPRTGVAGDGGGHPWRFWIANDPTVSPYRAHVPRRRRS; encoded by the coding sequence ATGATCGCGACCCCCGACCGTACGCCCCTCCCCAGGGAGTTCTTCGACCGACCTGTCCTGGACGTCGCCCCCGACCTCCTGGGCCGCACCCTCGTACACACCACGCCGGACGGTCCGATCGCCCTCCGCCTCACGGAGGTCGAGGCCTACGACGGTCCGAACGACCCCGGTTCGCACGCTTATCGCGGTCGCACAGCCCGCAATGGCGTGATGTTCGGTCCCCCCGGGCACGTGTACGTCTACTTCACGTACGGCATGTGGTTCTGCATGAACCTGGTGTGCGGCCCCGAGGACAGGGCGAGTGCGGTTCTGCTCCGCGCCGGCGAGATCGTCGAGGGCGCCGAACTGGCGCGCAAACGTCGGCTGTCGGCCCGAAACGACAAGGAACTGGCCAAAGGACCGGCCCGCCTCGCGACGGCCCTGGGCGTGGACCGCGCCCTGGACGGTACGGACGCCTGCACTCCGCATGACACCCCGCTACGGGTCCTGACCGGTACGCCCGTCCCCTCTGACCAGGTACTGAACGGCCCTCGCACCGGAGTGGCCGGCGACGGAGGCGGCCACCCCTGGCGCTTCTGGATCGCCAACGACCCGACCGTGAGCCCCTATCGGGCCCACGTACCGAGGCGTCGCCGAAGTTGA
- a CDS encoding sporulation protein translates to MAFKKLLASLGAGGASVETVLTEVNVVPGGVVQGEVRIQGGSVDQQIEALSVGLQAKVEVESGDQEYKQDIEFTKQRLGGAFELKAGAVHAVPFGLEIPWETPITTIDGHSLPGMHIGVSTELEIARAVDSGDLDPVNVHPLPAQKAILDAFIQLGFRFKNADMERGLIRGTRQRLPFYQEIEFLPPQQYRGLNQVELSFVADANAMDVILEMDKKPGLFSEGSDTFRSFQVGLHDYQGTDWAAYLNQWLSEVGSKRNWF, encoded by the coding sequence ATGGCGTTCAAGAAGCTGCTCGCGAGCCTGGGGGCCGGCGGGGCTTCGGTGGAGACGGTGCTGACCGAGGTCAACGTCGTTCCGGGTGGTGTCGTCCAGGGTGAGGTACGGATCCAGGGCGGGTCGGTCGACCAGCAGATCGAGGCACTGTCGGTCGGTCTGCAGGCCAAGGTCGAGGTCGAGAGCGGTGACCAGGAGTACAAGCAGGACATCGAGTTCACGAAGCAGCGGCTCGGCGGCGCCTTCGAACTGAAGGCGGGCGCCGTGCACGCGGTGCCGTTCGGGCTGGAGATCCCGTGGGAGACGCCGATCACGACGATCGACGGGCACTCGCTGCCGGGGATGCACATCGGAGTGAGCACGGAGCTGGAGATCGCCCGGGCGGTGGACTCCGGTGACCTGGACCCGGTCAACGTGCACCCGCTGCCCGCGCAGAAGGCGATCCTGGACGCCTTCATCCAGTTGGGCTTCCGGTTCAAGAACGCCGACATGGAGCGTGGCCTCATCCGCGGTACGCGCCAGCGGCTGCCCTTCTACCAGGAGATCGAGTTCCTGCCGCCGCAGCAGTACCGCGGCCTGAACCAGGTCGAGCTGAGCTTCGTCGCGGACGCGAATGCGATGGACGTCATCCTGGAGATGGACAAGAAGCCGGGTCTGTTCAGCGAAGGCAGTGACACCTTCCGGTCGTTCCAGGTGGGTCTGCACGACTACCAGGGCACCGACTGGGCGGCGTACCTCAACCAGTGGCTGTCCGAGGTCGGCAGCAAGCGCAACTGGTTCTAG
- a CDS encoding YbhB/YbcL family Raf kinase inhibitor-like protein, with amino-acid sequence MTELKRRPLPHDFHPPVPSFTVASEDVAEGATLKDAQVHAAGNTSPQLRWEGFPPETKSFAVTCYDPDAPTGSGFWHWVVFDIPASVTELPVGAGSGKFEGLPEGAVQARNDFGTKDFGGAAPPPGDGPHRYVFTVYAVDQDKLGPDSDVSPAVVGFNLRFHTIARAQLVGEYEVSAEEA; translated from the coding sequence GTGACCGAGCTCAAGAGGCGGCCGCTCCCCCACGACTTCCATCCGCCCGTGCCGTCGTTCACGGTGGCGAGCGAGGACGTCGCGGAGGGCGCGACGCTCAAGGACGCTCAGGTCCACGCGGCCGGCAACACCTCGCCGCAGCTGCGGTGGGAGGGCTTCCCGCCCGAGACCAAGAGTTTCGCCGTGACCTGCTACGACCCCGACGCTCCGACGGGCAGCGGGTTCTGGCACTGGGTCGTGTTCGACATCCCGGCCTCGGTGACCGAGTTGCCGGTGGGTGCGGGCAGCGGCAAGTTCGAGGGCCTGCCGGAGGGTGCCGTACAGGCGCGGAACGACTTCGGGACGAAGGACTTCGGTGGTGCCGCGCCGCCGCCGGGGGACGGACCGCACCGGTACGTGTTCACGGTGTACGCGGTGGACCAGGACAAGCTCGGTCCGGACTCGGACGTCTCTCCCGCCGTCGTGGGCTTCAACCTGAGGTTCCACACGATCGCGCGTGCCCAACTGGTCGGTGAGTACGAGGTGTCGGCCGAAGAAGCCTGA